The following proteins are encoded in a genomic region of Natrinema sp. DC36:
- a CDS encoding SLC13 family permease, giving the protein MRTRLVTALLSWQSLGLLTATIVLVVGTTVTPPAALSVDGQRTLAVFLSALVLWLTRPVPYVVSSVLSVTLLFVLGTVSSFSAAATGFTSTLVFFLLLLLLLGDATTSVGLDRQLARRVLTADSTPRRALRSVAGSVLALALVMPSAMARAVTFIPIVKQLTSAFELDADSGFESAAFLILGHVNPIASMALMTGGGMALVTSEIVATSVRPITWVDWAVLMVPPTILLYTLAALCAGLFAMDDAEMTAGRKNAAQLEPDGNGTTSLTREQRLVGIVLSGAVISWIVGSFVGLPTVLPAVAAVVVLSLPSVGIITAEDIADVSWGIIFLIGAMLSILDVLEVTGSITAVIDVLARWIPFAALAHWQIVAVLIGIAVGIRIMFSTGSAAIVVALPIVLEFASVFGIDRLFLALAVLLVVGSTTILPFNTTAVLVSMDRGPLSHRDVASFGLVTMGLSLGVAAVSWLIYWPLVT; this is encoded by the coding sequence TCCTGTCTGCGCTCGTGCTGTGGCTGACTCGGCCCGTGCCGTACGTCGTCTCGAGTGTTCTCAGCGTCACCTTGCTGTTCGTACTGGGGACCGTCAGTTCGTTCAGTGCGGCGGCGACGGGTTTCACGTCGACGCTCGTGTTCTTTTTGCTACTCCTCCTGTTGCTGGGTGACGCGACGACGAGTGTCGGTCTCGATCGACAGCTAGCGAGACGCGTACTGACCGCGGACAGTACGCCACGCCGTGCGTTGCGCTCAGTTGCTGGGAGCGTCCTCGCGCTGGCACTGGTTATGCCCTCCGCGATGGCCCGCGCGGTAACGTTTATCCCGATCGTGAAGCAGCTCACGTCTGCGTTCGAACTGGACGCCGACAGCGGGTTTGAGAGCGCAGCGTTTCTCATCCTCGGCCACGTCAACCCGATCGCATCGATGGCGCTGATGACCGGTGGCGGAATGGCGTTGGTCACCTCCGAAATCGTCGCGACGTCGGTGAGGCCGATAACCTGGGTCGACTGGGCCGTGTTGATGGTTCCACCGACGATTCTCCTCTACACGTTGGCAGCGCTCTGTGCGGGCCTGTTTGCGATGGACGACGCAGAGATGACCGCCGGCAGGAAAAACGCCGCGCAACTGGAACCGGACGGCAACGGGACGACCTCACTGACTCGTGAACAGCGTCTCGTCGGAATCGTTCTCTCCGGAGCCGTCATAAGCTGGATCGTCGGCTCGTTCGTCGGACTCCCGACAGTCCTGCCGGCCGTCGCGGCGGTCGTAGTGCTCTCGCTTCCATCCGTGGGCATTATCACAGCCGAGGATATTGCGGATGTGAGCTGGGGGATCATCTTCCTCATCGGCGCAATGTTATCGATTCTGGATGTCTTGGAGGTGACCGGTTCGATTACGGCAGTCATCGACGTACTCGCACGATGGATCCCGTTCGCGGCGCTCGCCCACTGGCAGATCGTCGCAGTGCTGATAGGCATCGCCGTCGGCATCCGTATCATGTTTTCGACCGGCTCGGCAGCGATCGTCGTTGCACTTCCGATCGTCCTCGAGTTCGCGAGCGTCTTCGGTATCGACCGACTGTTTCTTGCACTCGCCGTCTTGCTAGTCGTCGGCTCGACGACGATCCTTCCGTTCAATACGACGGCGGTCCTGGTGTCGATGGATCGCGGACCGCTCTCTCACCGTGATGTCGCCTCGTTCGGCCTCGTGACGATGGGACTCTCGCTCGGTGTCGCTGCCGTCTCATGGCTCATCTACTGGCCGCTGGTGACCTGA
- a CDS encoding helix-turn-helix domain-containing protein: MATLHRELDDVRSIELDNAFYVEDGTWIESLTVASNTEFDPETVLAGISGVSLFYSSEIPTASDDLEIRRLTILANESYPYILSLILRQEAIPNRIVLQNNVFEVVATTRDWDQFRSMADEIQETLGEFELVSVTQNEDPGEPLDSGRLTEVLVSKLTDDQLMILETAYTHGYFDVPRGASETDLADELDITQSTVNERLRTAERTLLELIYGPRE; this comes from the coding sequence ATGGCAACGCTCCATCGAGAGCTGGACGACGTCCGGAGTATCGAACTCGACAACGCGTTCTACGTCGAAGACGGGACGTGGATCGAGTCGCTGACCGTCGCGTCGAACACGGAGTTCGACCCCGAAACCGTCCTCGCGGGCATCTCCGGCGTCTCGCTGTTCTACAGTAGCGAGATTCCGACCGCGTCCGACGATCTCGAGATCCGTCGACTCACCATTCTCGCGAACGAGTCGTACCCGTACATTCTGAGTTTGATCCTGCGTCAGGAAGCGATTCCGAACCGCATCGTCCTCCAGAACAACGTTTTCGAAGTCGTCGCAACCACGCGGGACTGGGATCAGTTCCGTTCGATGGCCGACGAGATACAAGAGACTCTCGGCGAGTTCGAGCTAGTATCAGTCACGCAGAACGAAGACCCCGGCGAACCACTGGATAGCGGGCGACTGACGGAGGTTCTCGTCTCGAAACTTACCGACGACCAGTTGATGATCCTCGAGACGGCGTACACTCACGGCTACTTCGACGTTCCTCGGGGGGCCTCGGAGACTGACCTCGCCGACGAACTCGATATCACCCAATCGACAGTTAACGAGCGACTCAGGACTGCCGAACGAACCCTGCTCGAACTCATCTACGGTCCTCGCGAGTGA
- a CDS encoding ABC transporter substrate-binding protein: protein MATAAAALGTSALAGCSGSRGESLEPNVPEGVPKTVDTQYWREWETIDADSPPLDYSATAGAVLDRLPIEFSSEDDPWMREHALLVQRGLDDLGIAVELNDRPLNQLYAQSWSTKGLEAVISMSTHGPDPQRGLDPNPLLMRRTEGSLSNYDNYYHPELQEILTEQARTTDRAEREELVDQAQEIFAEDVGALITLFPNVVTAVNTERWSGYVKTPGNGPTKDSFVWTEVNLQPETDNRTYVKGVSTSMNSLNLPWAAGGAEAKRLTFIYDGLFDAAPNLDVVPALATGGGFVDETTVELTLREGVEWHDGEPFTAEDVKFTVDLYQEYSSSSQVPFYEPIESVEVLGDHEVRFNLTNPDAAFMTQRVVRSVILPKHRWNDVDNPSQHNPDAPVGTGPFQFEDWEQGTRFSASRNDGHWMFDDDWRADALGDQTEHGPGIERVIWINVSNVDALIGSLQSGAIDAVGTTLSTLQADRAANADGVEQMSAGNYAPLDTKLMFSCPLVRDKEFRVALAKAVDSQGFVEDFLQGEATVPAGENPISSLTQWHNAETTGYSYDVQEARDVLQRAGYTWDDDGNLRFPNGDAWGAFVERIQPENTYKRRSDLDQPDF, encoded by the coding sequence ATCGCCACGGCCGCCGCGGCGCTCGGAACGAGCGCACTCGCGGGCTGTAGCGGCAGCCGTGGCGAGAGTCTCGAGCCGAATGTGCCCGAGGGGGTCCCGAAAACCGTCGACACCCAGTACTGGCGCGAGTGGGAGACGATCGACGCCGACTCGCCGCCGCTGGACTACAGCGCGACCGCGGGCGCGGTTCTCGACCGGTTGCCCATCGAGTTCTCGAGCGAGGACGACCCGTGGATGCGCGAGCACGCGTTACTGGTCCAGCGCGGCCTCGACGATCTGGGGATCGCGGTCGAGCTCAACGACCGGCCGTTGAACCAGCTCTACGCCCAGAGCTGGTCGACGAAGGGGCTCGAGGCGGTGATCTCGATGAGCACGCACGGGCCCGACCCGCAGCGGGGGCTCGATCCGAACCCGCTGTTGATGCGCCGGACCGAGGGATCGCTCTCGAACTACGATAACTACTACCACCCTGAGCTGCAGGAGATCCTCACCGAACAGGCCCGGACGACCGATCGGGCCGAGCGCGAGGAACTCGTCGATCAGGCACAAGAAATTTTCGCCGAGGACGTCGGGGCACTGATCACGCTCTTCCCGAACGTCGTCACGGCGGTCAACACGGAGCGGTGGTCCGGCTACGTGAAGACGCCGGGCAACGGCCCGACGAAGGACTCGTTCGTCTGGACCGAGGTCAACCTCCAGCCCGAGACAGATAATCGCACCTACGTCAAGGGTGTCTCGACGTCGATGAACTCGCTGAACCTCCCGTGGGCGGCCGGCGGCGCAGAGGCCAAGCGGCTGACGTTCATCTACGACGGGCTGTTCGACGCGGCACCCAACCTCGACGTGGTCCCCGCGCTGGCGACCGGCGGCGGCTTCGTCGACGAGACGACCGTCGAGCTCACGCTGCGCGAGGGCGTCGAGTGGCACGACGGCGAACCGTTCACCGCCGAGGACGTGAAGTTCACCGTCGATCTCTATCAGGAGTATTCCTCCTCGAGTCAGGTGCCGTTCTACGAGCCGATCGAGTCCGTCGAAGTGCTCGGCGACCACGAGGTGCGGTTCAATCTGACGAACCCCGACGCGGCGTTCATGACTCAGCGGGTCGTCCGCAGCGTCATTCTCCCAAAACACCGATGGAATGACGTTGACAACCCGTCCCAGCACAACCCGGACGCGCCCGTCGGGACCGGACCGTTCCAGTTCGAGGACTGGGAGCAGGGAACCCGATTCTCGGCCTCGCGCAACGACGGCCACTGGATGTTCGACGACGACTGGCGGGCCGACGCGCTGGGCGACCAGACCGAGCACGGCCCCGGCATCGAACGGGTTATTTGGATCAACGTGAGCAACGTCGACGCGCTGATCGGCTCGCTACAGAGCGGAGCGATCGACGCCGTCGGGACGACCCTCTCGACGCTGCAGGCCGACCGCGCGGCCAACGCCGACGGGGTCGAGCAGATGTCGGCCGGCAACTACGCCCCGCTGGACACGAAGCTCATGTTCTCCTGTCCGCTCGTCCGCGACAAGGAGTTCCGCGTCGCGCTGGCGAAGGCCGTCGATTCGCAGGGGTTCGTCGAAGACTTCCTGCAGGGCGAAGCGACGGTGCCGGCCGGCGAGAATCCGATCTCCTCGCTCACCCAGTGGCACAACGCCGAGACGACCGGATACAGTTACGACGTCCAGGAAGCGCGCGACGTCCTCCAACGGGCGGGCTACACCTGGGACGACGACGGCAACCTGCGCTTCCCCAACGGCGACGCCTGGGGTGCGTTCGTCGAACGAATCCAGCCCGAAAACACCTACAAACGCCGCTCGGACCTCGATCAACCCGATTTCTAA
- a CDS encoding ABC transporter permease: protein MTKFQRFLLKRFAISVLLTLIAVSVIFVVLRLLPGSPFEALVTSGNLNQEQITEIRSMYGLDEPMWKQYVNYLTSLLTFQFGYSILRSQPVWTVLEPRLINSLILLVPALVTTAILSSLLGMYAGWNRGSRLEKFSIVSTTLLRSTPVFITAIGFIIVFAYNFEIVPALGMRSIRATPDSYLETFVSLDFLHHYILPFTVAVLYYSGDFLLLARNGVVEKRGSEFLKLHRAKGLTEMQQLARAGRNSMLPILTYFTLRLGMIFQGLILLEVVFSWPGIGRELVLAIQQQDYPLVQAAVFIMALAVILANLAADVLYAYFDPTVSTNGGGAT, encoded by the coding sequence ATGACGAAGTTCCAGCGGTTCCTACTCAAGCGGTTCGCGATCTCCGTGCTGCTGACGCTGATCGCTGTTTCGGTGATCTTCGTCGTTCTGCGGCTCCTACCGGGCAGCCCCTTCGAGGCGCTCGTGACCTCGGGGAATCTGAACCAGGAGCAGATCACCGAGATTCGGTCGATGTACGGCCTCGACGAGCCGATGTGGAAACAGTACGTCAACTACCTCACGAGCTTACTAACCTTCCAGTTCGGCTACTCCATCCTGCGGAGCCAGCCGGTCTGGACGGTCCTCGAGCCGCGCCTGATCAACTCGCTGATCCTGCTCGTGCCCGCGCTCGTGACGACGGCGATCCTGAGCTCGCTGCTCGGCATGTACGCCGGCTGGAACCGGGGCAGCCGCCTCGAGAAATTTAGCATCGTCTCGACGACGCTGCTGCGCTCGACGCCGGTGTTCATCACGGCGATCGGCTTCATCATCGTCTTCGCGTATAACTTCGAGATCGTCCCCGCGCTCGGCATGCGATCGATCCGGGCGACGCCGGATAGCTACCTCGAGACGTTCGTTTCGCTTGACTTCCTGCATCACTACATCCTCCCCTTCACGGTCGCCGTCCTCTACTACAGCGGCGACTTCCTATTGCTCGCACGCAACGGCGTGGTCGAGAAACGGGGCTCCGAGTTCCTCAAACTCCACCGTGCGAAGGGGCTCACGGAGATGCAACAGCTGGCCCGCGCAGGCCGGAACTCGATGCTGCCCATTCTGACGTACTTCACGCTGCGGTTAGGGATGATCTTCCAGGGGCTGATCCTGCTCGAGGTCGTCTTCAGTTGGCCTGGGATTGGCCGCGAACTCGTGTTGGCCATCCAACAGCAAGACTACCCGCTGGTGCAGGCAGCGGTCTTCATCATGGCGCTGGCCGTGATCCTCGCGAACCTCGCCGCCGACGTCCTCTACGCGTACTTCGATCCGACGGTCTCGACTAACGGAGGTGGTGCCACATGA
- a CDS encoding ABC transporter permease — protein MSTETKPKGALYSRIDDLWTTVRDQFAFLRQDPLAFGGMIVVGAFVFLGLFGPLLAPHDPIEYTVRGDGGSVLRLSAPSAEAFFGTTSYGKDVLSQFLAGARPTLIVGLFGGLGTGALGFTVGVVSGYYGGWVDELLMRLTDLTFSLPFMPMALLLLTFMTPNIWLITAIIAAFLWKMPARVVRSEVLSVRERTFVKSARASGASDLRTMLYHVAPNVLPIGFLYTAYGVAWAIAAQASLAFLGFGDPTMTSWGRMLRQVFASGNMRVAWWWVLPPAIGIAAITTSVFLIGRAYEEVINPEIQTNQ, from the coding sequence ATGAGTACCGAAACGAAACCAAAGGGAGCGCTGTACAGTCGCATTGACGACCTATGGACGACCGTCCGCGACCAGTTCGCGTTCCTGCGGCAAGATCCCCTGGCGTTCGGAGGGATGATCGTCGTCGGGGCGTTCGTGTTCCTCGGGCTGTTCGGGCCGCTGCTGGCTCCCCACGATCCGATCGAGTACACGGTCCGCGGCGACGGCGGCTCCGTCCTCCGGCTGTCGGCCCCGAGCGCGGAGGCGTTCTTCGGGACGACGTCGTACGGAAAGGACGTGCTGAGCCAGTTCCTCGCCGGCGCGCGACCGACGCTCATCGTCGGACTGTTCGGCGGGCTAGGTACGGGCGCGCTCGGGTTCACTGTCGGCGTCGTCAGCGGCTACTACGGCGGCTGGGTCGACGAACTCCTGATGCGACTGACCGACCTGACGTTCTCGCTGCCGTTCATGCCAATGGCGCTGTTGTTGCTGACCTTCATGACGCCGAATATCTGGCTGATCACGGCGATCATCGCTGCCTTCCTCTGGAAGATGCCGGCGCGGGTCGTCCGCTCTGAGGTGCTATCGGTCCGCGAGCGAACGTTCGTCAAGTCCGCTCGAGCCAGCGGCGCGAGCGACCTGCGGACGATGCTGTACCACGTCGCGCCGAACGTGTTGCCGATCGGCTTCCTCTACACCGCCTACGGCGTCGCCTGGGCGATCGCAGCGCAGGCGAGCCTGGCCTTCCTCGGCTTCGGCGACCCGACGATGACCAGTTGGGGCCGAATGCTACGGCAGGTGTTCGCGTCGGGGAACATGCGCGTCGCGTGGTGGTGGGTGCTCCCGCCGGCCATCGGTATCGCCGCGATAACCACCTCGGTGTTCCTCATCGGACGGGCCTACGAGGAAGTCATTAATCCCGAAATTCAGACCAACCAATGA
- a CDS encoding ABC transporter ATP-binding protein, with translation MTLLNVEDLKVTYATDDEPVHAVNDVSFSIDEGVNYGLAGESGSGKSTVAEALLGLLPTNGTVEGGTIEFDGTDLTSLSEAERRDILWEDIAYIPQSAMDSLDPVMTTGDQIAQAIHTHRNVTETKAYDRVRELFEIVGLDPGRIDDYPHEFSGGMRQRVTIAMALALEPDLIIADEPTTGLDVIVQDKIIDKILEIQERMDSSLLLITHEIGVIAETCDELSILYGGKVMEQGSVDNVLVNPTNPYTMGLKNSFPEIDEDEDPVAIPGSPPNLNREPTACVFEDRCPFATDECGESHPELVDLPNRNHRSACHRVKEAAQLRRDADEPETWNIPDDGDVESDRGEVILETGDLEKHYEQSQPLLSKFRGEDPDRVKAVDGVSLSVRRSEVLGVAGESGCGKSTLGETIALLEDPTGGEMTFDGEPYEYYQDGNLQEFRRKVQIVFQDPFDSLNPRQTVRKLVGEPLTIHDYRTDEKEQAIIETLEKVGLTPAEKILDNYPHELSGGQRQRVAVAKALVLDPDFLICDEPASMLDVSLKVNLLNLLRGLADTEEIGIVYISHDLASLMQVSDRLAIMYLGRIIEEGDVDRIATRPKHPYTSSLLSAAPEKDPTADRTRVLLEGEPPDPVDLPSGCTFAPRCPKAKESCWEDEPAVGEAGGEGHRAACYFPDDEDEQSVSDASAMDETEFPGSANTDSVGD, from the coding sequence ATGACGCTACTCAACGTCGAAGATCTTAAAGTCACGTACGCGACCGACGACGAACCAGTCCACGCCGTCAACGATGTCTCGTTCAGTATCGACGAGGGCGTCAACTACGGCCTCGCCGGGGAATCCGGCTCCGGGAAGTCCACCGTCGCGGAGGCGCTGCTCGGCCTGCTCCCGACCAACGGGACCGTCGAGGGCGGTACCATCGAGTTCGACGGAACGGACCTCACGTCGCTTTCCGAGGCTGAGCGCCGGGACATCCTCTGGGAGGACATCGCCTATATCCCCCAGAGCGCGATGGACTCGCTGGATCCTGTGATGACGACCGGCGACCAGATCGCACAGGCGATCCACACCCACCGTAACGTCACGGAGACGAAGGCGTACGACCGCGTCCGCGAACTGTTCGAAATCGTCGGCCTCGACCCGGGCCGAATCGACGACTACCCCCACGAGTTCTCCGGCGGGATGCGCCAGCGGGTCACCATCGCGATGGCGCTGGCCCTCGAGCCGGACCTCATCATCGCTGACGAGCCGACGACCGGACTGGACGTTATCGTCCAAGACAAGATCATCGACAAGATCTTGGAGATTCAAGAGCGGATGGACAGCTCCCTGCTGTTGATCACCCACGAGATCGGCGTCATCGCCGAGACCTGCGACGAGTTGTCTATCCTCTACGGCGGGAAGGTGATGGAGCAGGGCAGCGTCGACAACGTGCTGGTTAATCCGACGAATCCCTATACGATGGGACTGAAGAACTCCTTCCCGGAAATCGACGAGGACGAGGACCCCGTTGCGATCCCCGGCTCGCCGCCGAACTTGAATCGGGAGCCGACGGCCTGCGTCTTCGAGGACCGGTGTCCGTTCGCCACGGACGAGTGCGGAGAATCCCATCCGGAGCTGGTCGATCTCCCCAACCGAAACCACCGGTCGGCTTGCCACCGCGTCAAGGAGGCGGCCCAGCTCCGACGGGACGCGGACGAGCCGGAGACGTGGAACATCCCCGACGACGGGGATGTCGAGTCCGACCGCGGTGAAGTCATCCTCGAGACAGGTGACCTCGAGAAGCACTACGAGCAGAGCCAACCGCTGCTGAGCAAGTTCCGCGGCGAAGACCCGGATCGCGTGAAGGCAGTCGACGGCGTCTCGCTGTCCGTCCGCCGCTCGGAGGTGCTCGGCGTCGCCGGTGAGAGCGGCTGCGGGAAGTCGACGCTCGGCGAGACGATAGCGCTCCTCGAGGATCCGACGGGCGGTGAGATGACGTTCGACGGGGAGCCCTACGAGTACTACCAGGACGGCAACCTCCAGGAGTTCCGGCGAAAGGTCCAGATCGTCTTCCAGGATCCGTTCGACTCGCTCAACCCCCGCCAGACCGTCCGTAAACTCGTCGGCGAACCGCTGACGATCCACGATTACCGTACCGACGAGAAGGAGCAGGCCATCATCGAGACGCTCGAGAAGGTCGGGCTGACCCCCGCCGAGAAGATTCTCGATAACTACCCTCACGAACTCTCGGGGGGGCAGCGCCAGCGCGTGGCGGTCGCGAAGGCGCTCGTACTGGATCCCGACTTCCTGATCTGTGACGAACCGGCATCGATGCTGGACGTTTCGCTGAAGGTCAACCTGCTGAACCTGCTGCGGGGGCTCGCCGACACCGAGGAAATCGGGATCGTCTACATCTCTCACGACCTCGCGAGCCTGATGCAGGTCTCGGACCGGCTGGCCATCATGTACCTCGGCCGGATCATCGAAGAGGGTGACGTCGATCGCATCGCGACCCGGCCCAAGCATCCCTACACCTCGTCGCTGCTCTCGGCTGCGCCGGAGAAGGACCCGACTGCCGATCGAACTCGCGTCCTCCTCGAGGGAGAGCCGCCGGACCCGGTCGATCTCCCCTCGGGCTGTACGTTCGCTCCGCGCTGTCCGAAGGCCAAGGAGTCGTGCTGGGAGGACGAACCGGCCGTCGGCGAGGCCGGTGGTGAGGGCCATCGGGCAGCGTGTTACTTCCCGGATGACGAAGACGAGCAGTCCGTGTCGGACGCGTCGGCGATGGACGAAACCGAGTTCCCCGGGTCCGCGAACACCGATTCAGTAGGTGACTGA
- a CDS encoding hemolysin family protein, producing the protein MSGLEIIAALNAVGVDLPSDLVAVAGIGTLLVLLMLSAFFSSAEIAMFSLAQHRIEALVEDGSPGADIVQTLKADPHRLLVTILVGNNLVNIAMSSIATGLLAMYVGQGQAVLAATFGVTAVVLLFGESAPKSYAIENTESWALTVARPLHVSKYVLYPLVVTFDRLTRIVNSLSGGGTAVESSYVTREEIRSLIRTGENEGIIEADEREMLQRVLRFNDTIAKEVMTPRLDVTGVPRTSTVDDAVEKCVESGHTRLPVYEGGLDTVVGVVTLADLVRDHQYGETVDDTLEDHIEETLHVPESKQIDDLFREMRHERVEQVVIIDEFGTTEGIVTTEDIVEAVVGEILDTKEAEPIETVDELTTYVDGEVNIEAVNDVIGVEFPEGEEFETIAGFLFNRAGRLVDPGETFTYDGVDLAVERVDNTRIKRVRITEPDPQTADDFGVTASS; encoded by the coding sequence ATGTCCGGCCTCGAGATAATCGCCGCGCTGAACGCCGTCGGCGTCGATCTTCCGTCGGATCTCGTGGCCGTCGCCGGCATCGGAACGCTTCTCGTATTGCTGATGTTATCGGCGTTCTTCTCCTCGGCGGAGATCGCGATGTTCTCGCTGGCTCAGCACCGAATCGAGGCGCTCGTCGAGGACGGTTCGCCCGGTGCCGACATCGTACAGACGCTGAAAGCCGACCCCCATCGGTTGCTCGTAACGATCCTCGTCGGGAACAACCTGGTCAACATCGCGATGTCGTCGATCGCGACCGGACTGCTCGCGATGTACGTCGGGCAGGGCCAGGCGGTGCTGGCGGCGACGTTCGGCGTGACGGCCGTCGTCTTGCTGTTCGGCGAGAGCGCTCCGAAGTCCTACGCCATCGAGAACACGGAATCGTGGGCGCTCACCGTCGCTCGGCCGCTGCACGTCTCGAAATACGTACTCTATCCGCTGGTGGTGACGTTCGATAGGCTGACCCGCATCGTCAACAGCCTGAGCGGCGGCGGAACCGCCGTCGAGTCCTCGTACGTGACCCGCGAGGAGATCCGGAGCCTGATACGGACCGGCGAAAACGAGGGCATCATCGAGGCCGACGAGCGCGAAATGCTCCAACGAGTGCTCCGGTTCAACGACACGATCGCGAAAGAGGTGATGACGCCGCGGTTAGACGTCACCGGCGTCCCTCGAACGTCGACGGTCGACGACGCCGTCGAGAAGTGCGTCGAGAGCGGCCACACCCGCTTACCGGTGTACGAGGGAGGGCTCGACACCGTCGTCGGCGTCGTCACACTCGCCGATCTCGTCCGCGACCATCAGTACGGCGAGACGGTGGACGACACGCTTGAGGACCACATCGAGGAAACGCTGCACGTCCCGGAGAGCAAGCAAATCGACGACCTGTTCCGCGAAATGCGTCACGAGCGCGTCGAACAGGTCGTCATTATCGACGAGTTCGGGACGACCGAAGGGATCGTCACGACCGAAGATATCGTCGAAGCGGTCGTCGGCGAGATACTCGATACGAAGGAAGCGGAACCCATAGAGACCGTCGATGAGCTGACGACCTACGTCGACGGTGAGGTGAACATCGAAGCCGTCAACGACGTGATCGGCGTCGAGTTTCCGGAGGGAGAAGAGTTCGAGACGATCGCCGGTTTCCTCTTCAATCGCGCCGGGCGGTTGGTCGACCCCGGCGAGACGTTCACCTACGACGGCGTCGACCTGGCCGTCGAACGCGTTGATAACACGCGAATCAAGCGCGTGCGTATCACCGAACCCGACCCGCAAACGGCCGACGATTTCGGTGTGACTGCGTCGAGTTAG
- a CDS encoding universal stress protein — protein sequence MSILAAVDATNEHDTVVETGHDLASAYETTLSVLHVVSQKAFESRKETVERVSDVRGYSKSQRAEAAANVANEVVVGTLEDVDLETVSTLGRVGEPVPSILDVATDIDAEYIVIGGRKRSPTGKALFGSTTQSVLLEADRPVVTVISDGE from the coding sequence ATGTCTATACTCGCAGCTGTCGATGCGACAAATGAACACGATACTGTCGTCGAGACCGGACACGATTTGGCTTCTGCCTACGAGACGACGCTCTCCGTCCTCCACGTCGTCTCACAGAAAGCGTTCGAGTCCCGCAAAGAGACTGTCGAGCGCGTCTCTGACGTTCGCGGATACAGTAAGTCCCAGCGCGCCGAAGCCGCGGCAAACGTCGCGAATGAGGTCGTCGTTGGGACGCTCGAGGACGTCGACCTGGAGACAGTCTCGACGCTCGGGCGCGTTGGCGAGCCGGTCCCATCGATTCTGGACGTTGCCACCGATATCGATGCCGAATACATCGTTATCGGCGGCAGAAAGCGCTCACCCACCGGAAAGGCCCTGTTCGGGAGTACGACTCAGTCCGTCCTTCTCGAGGCTGATCGGCCGGTCGTGACAGTTATATCGGACGGAGAGTAG
- a CDS encoding MBL fold metallo-hydrolase, with amino-acid sequence MRVTFLGTGSAMPTGDRFQAGILVQADGRTLLIDCGAGSLQRLQQSGVGYENVSTVLLTHHHLDHVADLLPLMKARWLAGEEHLEVVGPQGTKALVDDLLDVYEYMRDKLEIQVREVVAGEFSVAGFDVSAYETRHSLPCLAYRFGNLFTFSGDSEAFAGLANFAEGSAILAHDCSFPDDVDVSNHPTPDALGRELSGREIGRVYLTHLYPHTEGRHDEMLESIAAHYNGDVRFAEDLQTVSIT; translated from the coding sequence ATGCGTGTCACCTTTCTCGGTACTGGAAGCGCCATGCCTACGGGGGATCGGTTTCAGGCGGGGATTCTCGTGCAGGCGGACGGCCGGACGCTGCTGATCGACTGCGGTGCCGGCTCGCTCCAGCGGCTCCAGCAGTCCGGCGTCGGCTACGAGAACGTCTCGACGGTTCTCCTGACGCACCACCACCTCGATCACGTGGCCGACCTGCTCCCGCTGATGAAAGCCCGCTGGCTCGCCGGCGAGGAGCACCTCGAGGTCGTCGGCCCGCAGGGGACCAAGGCGCTGGTCGACGACCTGCTCGACGTCTACGAGTACATGCGGGACAAACTCGAGATACAGGTTCGCGAGGTCGTCGCCGGCGAGTTCTCCGTCGCCGGATTCGACGTATCCGCCTACGAGACTCGCCACTCGCTGCCGTGTCTGGCCTACCGATTCGGCAATCTTTTCACGTTCAGCGGCGACAGCGAGGCTTTCGCGGGACTGGCAAACTTCGCCGAGGGGTCGGCGATCCTCGCTCACGATTGTTCCTTTCCCGACGACGTCGACGTCTCGAACCACCCGACGCCCGACGCACTCGGCCGGGAACTGTCCGGCCGGGAGATCGGCCGAGTCTACCTGACCCATCTCTATCCCCACACCGAGGGCCGCCACGACGAGATGCTCGAGTCGATCGCCGCTCACTACAACGGCGATGTCCGGTTCGCCGAGGACCTCCAGACGGTCTCGATTACATAG